A region from the Sphingomonas brevis genome encodes:
- a CDS encoding glutamate--cysteine ligase encodes MTTRTDLSASPLIESRDDLLSVFQGGEKQREAWRIGTEHEKFVYRLSDHRAPSWDEPGGIRDLLVGLTEFGWRPVEENGKIIALTGVDGTISLEPAGQLELSGAPLMDLHQSCAESGRHLEQVKAVGDRLGLGFLGLGMWPDKARSDLPIMPKGRYEIMLRHMPRVGTLGLDMMLRTCTIQVNLDYSSEADMVKKFRVGLALQPVATALFANSPFTEGKPNGYQSFRSHIWEDTDPARTGMLPFVFEDGFGYERYCDYALDVPMYFVFRDGKYIDAAGLSFRDFLDGKLSVLPGEKPTIADWTDHLSTAFPEVRLKSFLEMRGADGGRWGRICALPALWVGLLYSSTALDAAWDRVKHWSIEERETLRHAVPRQALDTPVPGGGNVRDLAAEVLDIASAGLTERAELNAAGDNEGGFLDPLREVVASGKTFAQKMLDRYHGEWNGDVSQVYGEFSF; translated from the coding sequence ATGACTACCCGCACCGACCTTTCGGCGAGCCCGCTGATCGAAAGCCGCGACGATCTACTCTCCGTATTTCAGGGCGGAGAGAAGCAGCGCGAGGCGTGGCGGATCGGCACCGAACATGAGAAGTTCGTCTATCGGCTGAGCGATCACCGCGCACCGAGCTGGGACGAGCCCGGCGGCATCCGCGATCTGCTTGTCGGCCTGACCGAGTTCGGATGGCGACCGGTCGAGGAAAATGGCAAGATCATCGCGCTGACCGGCGTGGACGGCACCATCAGCCTGGAGCCAGCCGGCCAGCTCGAACTGTCGGGCGCGCCGCTCATGGATCTTCACCAGAGCTGTGCAGAGAGCGGCCGGCACCTCGAACAGGTCAAGGCGGTCGGAGACCGGCTCGGCCTCGGATTCCTCGGCCTCGGCATGTGGCCCGACAAGGCGCGAAGCGACCTGCCGATCATGCCCAAGGGCCGGTACGAGATCATGCTCCGGCACATGCCCCGGGTCGGTACGCTCGGCCTCGACATGATGCTTCGGACTTGTACCATACAGGTGAATCTGGACTATTCATCTGAAGCCGATATGGTGAAGAAGTTTCGGGTTGGCCTGGCTCTGCAGCCGGTCGCGACAGCTCTCTTCGCCAACTCGCCCTTCACCGAAGGCAAGCCTAATGGCTACCAGAGTTTCCGCAGCCACATCTGGGAGGATACGGATCCCGCGCGAACCGGAATGTTGCCGTTCGTGTTCGAGGATGGGTTCGGTTACGAGCGCTACTGCGACTATGCGCTCGATGTGCCGATGTATTTTGTCTTCCGGGACGGCAAATATATCGATGCAGCAGGGCTCAGCTTCCGCGATTTCCTGGATGGAAAGCTCTCCGTCCTGCCGGGCGAAAAGCCGACAATCGCCGATTGGACCGACCATCTCTCGACCGCCTTCCCCGAAGTGCGCCTGAAGAGCTTCCTTGAGATGCGCGGCGCCGACGGCGGCCGCTGGGGTCGCATCTGCGCCCTCCCCGCCCTGTGGGTTGGGCTGCTATATTCCTCGACCGCGCTTGATGCTGCGTGGGACCGCGTGAAGCATTGGTCGATCGAGGAACGCGAAACGCTTCGCCACGCGGTCCCGCGCCAGGCGCTCGACACCCCGGTTCCCGGCGGTGGCAATGTTCGCGACCTGGCAGCGGAAGTGCTCGATATCGCGTCTGCGGGATTGACCGAGCGGGCCGAACTCAACGCCGCCGGAGACAATGAGGGCGGCTTCCTCGATCCGCTGCGCGAAGTGGTCGCCAGCGGCAAGACTTTCGCTCAGAAGATGCTCGACCGCTACCATGGCGAGTGGAACGGCGATGTGAGCCAGGTCTACGGCGAGTTCAGCTTTTGA
- a CDS encoding 16S rRNA (uracil(1498)-N(3))-methyltransferase, translating to MPATPAWPPKSLPRLYVAAPLGAGARVELDAAQSNYLGNVMRLKEGDQLLLFDGMSGEWLAAIAEAGKKRMTLLVDEPTRPQEAVPDLWLAFAPVKKGRVDWLVEKAVELGVARLLPVVSQRTIVDKLNLDRMRAHIIEAAEQCGRTALADIDEAMKLDSFLKVRDPARTLYFADETGGEAASKAFKPGPALVLVGPEGGFTPGEAAAIRSAPNALPVSLGPRILRAETAALAAVAAWMAAVGDWQ from the coding sequence ATGCCCGCCACTCCCGCCTGGCCGCCAAAAAGCTTGCCACGCCTTTATGTCGCGGCGCCGCTCGGCGCCGGCGCGAGGGTCGAGCTTGACGCTGCCCAATCCAATTATCTTGGCAATGTCATGCGCCTCAAGGAAGGCGACCAACTGCTGTTGTTCGACGGGATGTCCGGGGAATGGCTAGCCGCAATCGCCGAGGCCGGAAAGAAACGGATGACGTTACTGGTCGACGAGCCGACTCGTCCGCAAGAGGCGGTGCCGGACCTTTGGCTGGCCTTCGCACCTGTCAAGAAAGGCCGGGTCGACTGGCTGGTCGAAAAGGCGGTCGAGCTTGGTGTCGCGCGCCTGCTTCCCGTTGTCAGCCAACGGACGATCGTCGACAAATTGAATCTCGACCGGATGCGCGCTCACATCATCGAGGCGGCCGAGCAGTGCGGCCGTACCGCGCTGGCCGACATCGACGAGGCGATGAAGCTGGACAGCTTTCTCAAGGTGCGCGACCCAGCCCGCACGCTCTACTTTGCCGACGAAACCGGCGGCGAGGCCGCTTCCAAAGCGTTCAAGCCCGGCCCGGCGCTGGTCCTCGTCGGGCCCGAGGGCGGTTTCACCCCCGGCGAAGCGGCCGCGATCCGGTCCGCGCCCAATGCCTTGCCGGTCAGCCTTGGCCCACGCATCCTTCGCGCCGAAACCGCAGCACTGGCTGCGGTCGCCGCCTGGATGGCCGCTGTCGGAGATTGGCAATAA
- a CDS encoding HAD family hydrolase, with the protein MPIDLICLDADDTLWHNMRFFHETQDALVRMLEPFADAGIARSALEACEIRNLNLFGYGAKAFTLSMIETALELGGDEVPASVIRDILDAGKALHAHPVELFDGIEETLVALSDRARLVLVTKGDLFHQEAKLAASGLGDHFSGIEIVSDKQAATFAGIFQRNGVEPSEALMAGDSMRSDVFPALEVGAWAAYIPQPLGWSHEQRPAPADHPRFIELPSLAALVNWLDRAEAA; encoded by the coding sequence ATGCCCATCGACCTCATCTGCCTCGATGCCGACGACACGCTCTGGCACAATATGCGTTTCTTCCACGAGACTCAGGACGCGCTGGTGCGGATGCTTGAGCCGTTCGCCGACGCCGGCATCGCCCGGTCCGCACTGGAAGCTTGCGAGATCCGTAACCTGAACCTGTTCGGATACGGAGCCAAGGCATTCACCCTGTCGATGATCGAGACGGCGCTGGAGCTTGGCGGCGATGAGGTGCCGGCCTCCGTCATCCGCGACATATTGGATGCGGGTAAAGCGCTTCACGCCCATCCGGTCGAGCTGTTCGACGGCATCGAGGAGACGCTGGTTGCGCTCTCCGACCGGGCGCGGCTGGTGCTGGTGACCAAGGGCGACCTGTTCCATCAGGAGGCAAAGCTCGCCGCATCGGGGCTCGGCGACCATTTCTCGGGCATCGAGATCGTCAGCGACAAGCAGGCCGCCACCTTTGCCGGAATTTTCCAGCGCAACGGGGTCGAACCGTCGGAAGCGCTGATGGCCGGGGATTCGATGAGATCCGACGTGTTCCCGGCACTCGAGGTGGGTGCCTGGGCGGCCTATATCCCGCAGCCGCTCGGCTGGAGCCATGAGCAGCGGCCCGCGCCTGCCGACCATCCGCGCTTCATCGAATTGCCGTCGCTGGCTGCGCTGGTGAACTGGCTCGATCGCGCCGAGGCGGCGTGA
- the ubiA gene encoding 4-hydroxybenzoate octaprenyltransferase: MRPYASLMRIDRPIGTWLLYWPCAWSVALAGVQGEWILYGWLLLGAFAMRSAGCVYNDIVDRDLDRRVERTRLRPLASGRVSPAAAWVLAIGLSLIGLVVLLQLPRVAQAVALISIFPVAAYPFMKRITWWPQAWLGLVFSWGALVGWPAVTGRFELPALVLWLGSIFWVIGYDTLYAIQDIEDDELVGVKSSARALGSNARIGVGVCYLLAVAGWAAALWLVRPDWFALLALLPGAIHLAVQVARANPNNGAKALALFRSNRFTGLLLFAGFLVVGLSSAG, translated from the coding sequence ATGCGGCCCTACGCATCGCTAATGCGGATCGATCGGCCAATCGGAACCTGGCTGCTCTATTGGCCCTGCGCCTGGAGCGTGGCGCTCGCTGGCGTGCAGGGCGAGTGGATACTCTATGGCTGGCTACTTCTCGGGGCCTTTGCAATGCGCTCGGCGGGCTGCGTCTATAACGATATCGTCGATCGCGACCTCGACCGGCGGGTCGAGCGGACCCGGCTGCGGCCGCTGGCATCGGGGCGGGTCTCTCCCGCGGCGGCCTGGGTGCTGGCCATTGGACTGTCGCTGATTGGCCTGGTCGTGCTTCTACAATTGCCGCGGGTCGCCCAGGCCGTCGCGCTGATCAGCATTTTCCCGGTCGCGGCCTATCCCTTCATGAAGCGCATCACCTGGTGGCCGCAGGCCTGGCTCGGGCTGGTGTTCAGCTGGGGCGCGCTGGTCGGGTGGCCGGCCGTAACCGGAAGGTTCGAGCTTCCCGCGCTCGTCCTGTGGCTCGGCAGTATCTTCTGGGTGATTGGCTATGACACGCTTTACGCGATCCAGGACATCGAGGACGACGAGCTGGTCGGCGTAAAGTCGAGCGCTCGCGCACTGGGCTCGAACGCCAGGATCGGTGTCGGAGTCTGCTATCTTCTGGCCGTGGCCGGCTGGGCGGCTGCGCTCTGGCTGGTCCGGCCAGACTGGTTCGCCCTGTTGGCCCTGTTGCCCGGCGCAATCCATCTTGCTGTTCAAGTCGCCAGGGCCAATCCCAACAATGGAGCCAAGGCGCTCGCCCTGTTCCGGTCGAACCGGTTCACGGGGCTTCTTCTGTTCGCCGGCTTCCTCGTCGTCGGCTTGTCGTCGGCCGGTTGA
- a CDS encoding TldD/PmbA family protein yields the protein MLSPAAARDRAVSLIEQARKQGADAADAVYVGERSQGVSVRLGALEDVHRSEGEEIGLRVFVGKRSATIASSDLSPDALAALVERSLAMAGEAPEDQYAGLAPEELLFRGNPIDLDLDDGGDPDPAELKQRALAAEDAARSIDGVTNSNGSSASASASIFAIATSAGFSGATRATGYSNSASVVAGEAGAMQRDYAWHSARHCDDLEAPNEIGTRAGERAVARLAPVSIKAGPMPVLFDPRVATTLLGHFVAAISAAAIARQSSFLLDALETQLFAPGVTIHDDPFRQRGLRSRAFDGEGLPVKPMDLVSDGVLTTWLAESASARQLGIEPTGHAVRGVSGAPGAGPSNLYFQSGKRSREEMIADIKHGILVTELIGQGVNGVTGDYSRGAAGFLISNGEIGPAVGEITIASNLKQMFAILEPANDLRFRRGVDSPTLLVPQMTVASG from the coding sequence ATGCTTTCCCCCGCAGCTGCCCGTGACCGGGCCGTCTCACTCATCGAACAGGCACGCAAGCAGGGCGCCGATGCGGCCGATGCAGTCTATGTCGGCGAACGATCGCAAGGCGTCAGCGTCCGTCTCGGCGCGCTCGAGGATGTCCACCGCAGCGAGGGCGAGGAAATCGGCCTTCGGGTGTTCGTCGGCAAGCGGAGCGCAACCATCGCCTCGTCCGACCTGTCGCCGGATGCGTTGGCGGCGCTGGTCGAACGTTCGCTGGCGATGGCCGGTGAAGCGCCCGAGGACCAATATGCTGGGCTGGCGCCCGAAGAACTTCTGTTCCGGGGCAACCCCATCGACCTAGATCTCGATGACGGCGGCGATCCCGACCCCGCCGAGCTAAAGCAGCGGGCGCTGGCCGCGGAGGACGCCGCTCGATCGATTGACGGCGTTACCAACAGCAACGGCTCCAGCGCCTCGGCGTCGGCCTCGATTTTTGCGATCGCCACCAGCGCCGGTTTCTCAGGCGCGACCCGTGCAACCGGCTACAGCAATTCGGCGAGCGTGGTCGCCGGGGAAGCGGGGGCGATGCAGCGCGATTATGCCTGGCACTCCGCGCGTCACTGCGACGATCTTGAAGCGCCCAATGAGATTGGCACCCGCGCAGGTGAGCGTGCCGTGGCGCGCCTTGCGCCGGTCAGCATCAAGGCGGGCCCAATGCCGGTGCTGTTCGATCCGCGAGTCGCCACGACCTTGCTTGGTCATTTCGTCGCCGCGATCAGCGCCGCCGCAATCGCCCGCCAATCGAGCTTTCTGCTCGACGCGCTCGAAACTCAGCTATTCGCCCCTGGAGTCACCATCCATGACGATCCGTTCCGTCAGCGCGGCCTCAGAAGCCGCGCATTCGACGGGGAAGGGCTGCCGGTCAAACCGATGGACCTGGTCAGTGACGGGGTTCTGACGACATGGCTGGCGGAAAGCGCGTCGGCACGCCAGCTCGGGATTGAGCCCACGGGCCATGCGGTGCGCGGAGTGTCGGGTGCTCCGGGCGCGGGGCCTTCCAATCTTTATTTCCAATCCGGCAAACGTAGCCGCGAAGAAATGATTGCCGATATCAAACATGGCATCCTGGTCACCGAGCTGATCGGGCAGGGGGTCAACGGGGTTACCGGTGACTATTCGCGCGGGGCTGCGGGCTTCCTGATCAGCAATGGCGAAATAGGTCCGGCAGTCGGGGAGATCACCATTGCCTCGAACCTCAAGCAGATGTTCGCGATCCTGGAGCCCGCTAACGACCTGCGTTTCCGGCGCGGCGTCGACAGCCCGACGCTACTGGTGCCGCAAATGACGGTGGCAAGTGGCTGA
- a CDS encoding CoA-binding protein — MPLTADGDIAELLLGARTIAMVGASDRPNRPSNRVMSFLQGQGYRVIPVNPQITGEHIHGEYVWRELAQIGEPIDIVDIFRRSEFAGEAVDQAIAAGAKAVWMQLGVVDDAAAARAEAAGLKVVMDRCPAIEIPKLGIAPLNPVA, encoded by the coding sequence ATGCCGCTGACCGCCGACGGGGATATTGCGGAGCTTTTGCTTGGCGCCCGCACCATTGCGATGGTCGGGGCATCGGACCGGCCCAATCGCCCGTCGAACCGGGTGATGAGCTTTCTCCAGGGCCAAGGTTACCGGGTCATCCCGGTCAATCCGCAGATCACCGGCGAGCATATCCACGGCGAATATGTCTGGCGCGAGCTTGCCCAGATCGGCGAGCCGATCGACATCGTCGACATCTTCCGCCGGTCGGAATTTGCCGGCGAGGCGGTCGATCAGGCCATCGCGGCCGGGGCCAAGGCGGTGTGGATGCAGCTTGGCGTGGTCGACGATGCCGCGGCCGCCCGCGCGGAAGCGGCGGGGCTCAAAGTGGTGATGGACCGCTGTCCGGCGATCGAAATCCCAAAACTGGGAATTGCTCCTTTAAATCCAGTCGCTTGA
- a CDS encoding Mrp/NBP35 family ATP-binding protein: MAADELLNSLDDLPDADRIRSRKLVGDIVTIVADASGLNDPERSALEKRLKDGAVSLPGIREARVALTASKPGRTYIAIGSGKGGVGKSTLTTNLAISLARMGRKVGIVDADIYGPSQPTLLGTNEKPHAENDKLVPIEVQGVKLLSVGQLVPPGQALAWRGPMASGALNQLVEGDWGDTEIILIDLPPGTGDVQLSLVQKSRPAGAVIVSTPQDLSLIDATRAIDLFGKTSVPVLGVIENMAGYQCPHCGESSDPFGHGGAETSAAKLGVPFLGRLPLSPSLREASDAGRPPAAEHGPAADAFAALARRLLEELEKVAT; encoded by the coding sequence ATGGCCGCTGACGAACTTCTAAATAGCTTGGACGATCTGCCCGACGCGGACCGAATCCGGTCTCGAAAGCTGGTCGGCGACATTGTAACAATCGTTGCGGATGCGTCAGGACTTAATGATCCTGAACGCAGCGCTTTGGAAAAAAGGCTAAAAGACGGAGCTGTGTCGCTGCCCGGCATTCGCGAAGCCCGGGTAGCACTGACCGCTTCCAAACCCGGCCGAACCTATATTGCGATCGGATCGGGCAAGGGCGGCGTCGGCAAGTCGACGCTCACGACCAATCTCGCAATAAGCCTGGCGCGGATGGGCAGGAAGGTTGGGATCGTCGATGCCGACATCTATGGCCCGTCGCAGCCGACGCTGCTCGGAACGAACGAAAAGCCCCACGCCGAGAATGACAAGCTGGTGCCGATCGAAGTCCAGGGGGTAAAGCTGCTGTCGGTCGGGCAGTTGGTGCCCCCCGGCCAGGCGCTGGCGTGGCGCGGCCCGATGGCGTCGGGCGCACTCAATCAGCTGGTTGAGGGCGACTGGGGCGATACCGAAATCATCCTGATCGACCTGCCCCCGGGGACCGGCGACGTTCAGCTGTCGCTGGTCCAGAAGTCGCGGCCCGCGGGCGCGGTGATCGTCTCCACGCCCCAGGACCTGTCACTGATCGATGCAACGCGGGCGATCGACCTGTTCGGCAAGACAAGCGTGCCGGTGCTTGGCGTGATTGAAAATATGGCCGGCTACCAATGCCCACATTGCGGTGAGAGCAGCGATCCCTTCGGGCACGGCGGTGCCGAGACTTCGGCTGCCAAATTGGGCGTTCCCTTTCTTGGTCGCCTGCCGCTTTCGCCCAGCCTGCGCGAGGCCTCTGACGCAGGCCGGCCGCCGGCTGCCGAGCACGGACCGGCCGCCGACGCCTTTGCAGCCCTGGCCCGCCGCCTGCTTGAAGAGCTGGAGAAAGTTGCCACCTGA
- the hflK gene encoding FtsH protease activity modulator HflK: protein MSILSGWGARGRAFFSDNKGPWGSPPGSGGDDPPPGDEPAGPWGEPPKKRGGRPAPVTSLDDFLKRSRGRLGGGGPGGGGISFGGRPNGSLIFWAAVALAALWMLVTTMHRIAPEERGVVTRFGRYSHTLAPGIGLTLPSPIDRVQKVNVGETRNIDIGSAAEETLMLTGDQNIIDIAYQVRWLIRDPEQFLYELAEPEETIRQVAESSMRQIVAQVTLQDAIGVKRGDIESRVQEEMQQTLDGYQSGVVIQGIAIRQADPPAAVNDAFKEVNAAQQKAQSYINQANAYALQLRQKAQGDATAFEKVYEQYKLAPGVTKRRMYYETMERILQNVDKTIVETPGVTPYLPLGELRRSTPKATEQ, encoded by the coding sequence ATGTCGATTTTATCCGGGTGGGGCGCCCGCGGGCGTGCCTTTTTCAGCGACAACAAGGGTCCATGGGGTTCGCCTCCGGGCTCTGGCGGTGACGATCCGCCTCCCGGCGACGAGCCGGCAGGACCCTGGGGCGAGCCGCCCAAGAAGCGAGGAGGCCGTCCCGCGCCGGTGACTTCGCTCGACGATTTCCTGAAGCGCAGCCGGGGGCGGTTGGGCGGCGGAGGACCCGGAGGCGGCGGCATCAGCTTCGGCGGCCGGCCAAACGGATCGCTGATATTTTGGGCCGCCGTTGCCCTGGCGGCGCTTTGGATGCTGGTGACCACAATGCACCGAATTGCCCCGGAGGAGCGCGGGGTTGTGACTCGCTTCGGCCGTTACAGCCATACGCTGGCGCCCGGTATAGGCCTGACGCTGCCGTCGCCGATCGACCGGGTGCAAAAGGTCAACGTCGGCGAGACCCGTAACATCGACATCGGTTCGGCCGCCGAGGAAACGCTGATGCTGACCGGCGACCAGAACATCATCGACATCGCCTACCAGGTCCGCTGGCTGATCCGCGACCCCGAGCAATTTCTCTACGAGCTGGCCGAACCCGAGGAGACGATCCGGCAGGTGGCGGAAAGCTCCATGCGGCAGATCGTCGCCCAGGTGACCCTGCAGGACGCGATCGGCGTCAAGCGCGGCGACATCGAATCGCGGGTGCAGGAAGAGATGCAGCAAACCCTCGACGGCTATCAGTCCGGAGTGGTGATCCAGGGCATCGCAATTCGCCAGGCGGATCCGCCGGCGGCGGTCAATGACGCCTTCAAGGAGGTCAATGCCGCCCAGCAGAAGGCTCAGAGCTATATCAACCAGGCCAATGCCTATGCGCTGCAGTTGCGGCAGAAGGCGCAGGGTGACGCGACCGCGTTCGAGAAAGTTTACGAGCAGTACAAGCTGGCGCCGGGGGTGACCAAGCGGCGCATGTATTATGAAACGATGGAGCGAATCCTGCAGAACGTCGACAAGACCATCGTCGAGACGCCGGGGGTGACGCCTTATTTGCCGCTCGGCGAACTTCGGCGCAGCACGCCAAAGGCGACCGAGCAATGA
- the hflC gene encoding protease modulator HflC translates to MTDAIRRHPIMSLLIGFFLLMTLVSSISIVPETKQGIITRFGKPVRIINRYKDGAQIGQVGAGLAIRIPFVDRIDWIDKRVRDIEMDKQQVLSTDQLRLEVDAFARYRVVDPLRMYIRARSTDQFERSLAPILGSQLRNELGKRPFASLLSPEREGVMGNIRRGLDRVARQYGAEIIDVRIKKADLPDGTPLQSAFDRMRTARQQEARSIEAAGLKNAQIIRAEADAEAARTYAAAFGRDPEFYNFYRAMQSYETTFLGVNGSKPAATNIILSPNDEYLKEFTGR, encoded by the coding sequence ATGACCGACGCCATTCGCCGCCATCCGATCATGTCCCTGTTGATCGGCTTTTTCCTGCTGATGACTTTGGTCAGCAGCATTTCGATCGTGCCCGAGACCAAGCAGGGGATCATCACCCGCTTCGGCAAGCCGGTCCGGATCATCAACCGCTACAAGGACGGCGCGCAGATCGGGCAGGTCGGCGCCGGCCTGGCCATCCGGATCCCGTTCGTCGATCGCATCGACTGGATCGACAAGCGCGTCCGCGATATCGAGATGGACAAGCAGCAAGTGCTGTCGACCGACCAGCTACGGCTCGAGGTCGACGCCTTTGCCCGCTACCGGGTGGTCGATCCGCTGCGGATGTATATCCGCGCTCGCTCGACAGATCAGTTCGAACGCTCGCTGGCGCCGATCCTCGGATCGCAGCTACGCAATGAACTGGGCAAGCGGCCGTTTGCCTCGCTGCTTTCGCCGGAGCGCGAAGGCGTGATGGGCAATATCCGCCGCGGGCTCGATCGGGTCGCGCGTCAATATGGCGCCGAGATTATCGACGTGCGTATCAAGAAAGCCGATCTGCCCGACGGAACCCCGCTCCAGTCGGCGTTCGACCGGATGCGGACCGCAAGGCAGCAGGAGGCTCGCTCGATCGAGGCCGCCGGCCTCAAAAATGCGCAGATCATTCGCGCCGAGGCGGATGCGGAGGCAGCGAGGACCTATGCCGCAGCGTTCGGCAGGGACCCTGAATTCTATAATTTCTACCGGGCAATGCAGAGCTATGAGACGACCTTCCTGGGCGTCAACGGAAGCAAGCCTGCGGCAACCAACATAATCCTGTCGCCCAACGATGAATATTTGAAGGAATTTACTGGACGATAG
- a CDS encoding Do family serine endopeptidase, which translates to MKPTKEFRPVRYAYGVAMALLLGGTAFSVATGEAGAQVAQNAPSTIAPRAGAPTSFADLAARLAPAVVNISTKQRIPVRRQVDPFEEFFRRFGGQVPDSQGQGQGQGQGQGQDSPQTREAGSLGSGFLVSPDGYIVTNNHLIQGVNGTGTVDSVTVILADRREYPARIIGRDTASDLALLKIEGSNLPYVNWGDSRQARVGDWVVAIGNPYGLGGTVTAGIISALHRGITGGGAYDRYIQTDASINMGNSGGPMFDMSGNVIGINSALISPTGASVGIGLAIPAEAAKPVIDSLRRGQLPQRGYLGVGLQPLDESIADSLGLPKDRGELVRSVVPGQAAAKAGLQQGDVILRVNGRDVTLDETVSYIIANTSVGSRVPLEIIRDGRRMTLQAQVGQRPTEEDLAKQSGGGQDQDQALGQESPVAPGTALGLSLQSVNPQIARALSLPETLRGVVITSVDPNSDAAEQGIRRGDVILSINRQQVTTPAAVLAAVDTARKAGRVSVLVLIKRGTAPERFVGIKITN; encoded by the coding sequence ATGAAGCCGACTAAGGAGTTTCGACCCGTGCGTTATGCCTATGGGGTCGCCATGGCCCTGCTGCTCGGAGGAACCGCATTTTCGGTTGCGACCGGCGAGGCTGGAGCTCAGGTGGCGCAGAACGCGCCCTCGACGATCGCCCCGCGGGCCGGCGCGCCGACATCGTTCGCCGACCTTGCCGCGCGGCTCGCGCCAGCGGTGGTCAACATTTCGACCAAGCAGCGCATCCCGGTCCGCCGCCAGGTCGACCCGTTCGAGGAATTCTTCCGCCGCTTCGGCGGCCAGGTTCCCGACAGCCAGGGACAAGGGCAGGGCCAGGGGCAGGGGCAGGGCCAGGATAGCCCGCAGACCCGTGAGGCGGGCTCGCTCGGCTCCGGCTTTCTGGTGTCTCCGGACGGCTACATCGTTACCAACAACCACCTTATCCAGGGCGTCAACGGCACCGGCACGGTCGATAGCGTGACTGTGATACTGGCCGACCGCCGCGAATATCCGGCCCGGATCATCGGCCGCGATACGGCATCGGACCTCGCCTTGCTGAAGATCGAAGGATCGAACCTGCCGTACGTCAACTGGGGCGACTCACGCCAGGCGCGGGTCGGCGACTGGGTCGTCGCCATTGGCAACCCCTACGGCCTTGGCGGCACGGTTACGGCGGGCATCATTTCCGCGCTCCATCGCGGGATCACTGGCGGCGGCGCCTATGACCGCTACATCCAGACCGATGCCAGCATCAACATGGGCAATTCGGGCGGACCGATGTTCGACATGTCCGGCAACGTCATCGGCATCAATTCGGCACTGATCTCGCCGACCGGCGCCAGCGTCGGCATCGGCCTCGCCATCCCCGCCGAGGCGGCCAAGCCGGTGATCGATTCCCTGCGTCGCGGGCAATTGCCACAGCGAGGTTATTTGGGCGTCGGCCTCCAACCGCTCGACGAGAGCATCGCCGACAGCCTGGGCCTGCCGAAGGACCGGGGCGAGCTGGTACGTTCGGTGGTGCCCGGTCAGGCCGCCGCCAAGGCCGGCCTGCAGCAGGGTGACGTGATCCTGCGGGTCAACGGCCGTGATGTCACGCTGGACGAAACCGTTAGTTACATCATCGCCAATACGTCGGTCGGCAGTCGGGTTCCGCTGGAAATCATCCGCGATGGACGTCGAATGACTCTACAGGCGCAGGTCGGTCAGCGGCCGACCGAGGAGGACCTCGCCAAGCAGTCTGGCGGCGGCCAGGACCAGGACCAGGCGCTGGGCCAGGAATCGCCGGTGGCGCCGGGAACTGCTCTCGGCTTATCGCTACAGTCAGTTAATCCGCAGATCGCGCGGGCGCTCAGCCTGCCCGAAACGCTTCGCGGCGTAGTGATCACTTCGGTCGACCCGAACAGCGACGCCGCGGAGCAGGGCATTCGCCGTGGCGACGTGATCCTGTCGATCAACCGCCAGCAGGTGACCACTCCAGCAGCGGTGCTTGCGGCAGTCGACACGGCGCGAAAGGCCGGCCGAGTAAGTGTTTTGGTACTAATCAAGCGCGGCACCGCACCGGAAAGATTTGTGGGGATCAAAATCACAAATTAA